The DNA region CGGCGGGATTCTCCCTGATGGAGCATTGTGAACTGCTTGCGCAAAAAATCGGTGCTGACGCCTATCGCATCATGCAGGCCAAGGGGATATTCACTCTGGGAGTCGGACATGTTCGCCGCAAGAACTCCCCTCCCGGTGAACGCTCCGAAGCACCCGCCACAATGATGAGCCCTGCTGTCGTCCATCTCACGGATCTGGAATGGCGCGTCCTCCTGGAGCTGAAGCGCGAGTTCACACCCGAGGAGATCATTTCCTTTCCCTGGCTGAAGAGAGCAGAAGCAGCAGGCGTCACCCCTGAGGAGTTCTATGAGGTCGCCCGCTCCTTCCTGGATCGCAAGCTACTGGGCCGCTTCTCCACCTTCCTGGAGCATGTGAAGCCCTCGGCCACCGGTGTGCGCGTCACCAGATTCAATGCACTCTTCCACTGGGCCGTACCTCCCGGTCGCGAAGCGGAGGCCGGCGCCGAGATCGGACGTCACGATATCATGACTCACTGCTACTGGCGCGAGGGTGGCCCGGAATTCAACAACGTGAACATCATGGGTGTGGCCCACGGCACCGACAAGGAACGCGTCCTGGAGCACAAGGCCGCCATGGACCGCCATCTTCAGGAAGCCGGCATCCCTCTCCTCTATACCAATGTCTTCTGGGGAGGGCGCAGCGAGATCAAGCCCTCCGAGATCTCACCGCTCATCTACAGGGAATGGTTGGAAAGTATGAGTGAGGTATGAAGGAGGGATCCCCTGAATCCTTGTTACTCGTTCGGGATGATTTCCCTGCCTTATCCCCATTCTCATCATTCATCCTTTTTATTTGCCTCCCGGGTCTCATTCCTGCATTCTAACCGACTCTTATGAAAGCCGGTCTTCATCCCAACTACAACCCGACGACGATCATCTGCGCCTGCGGCACCGCTTACCAGACCCGCTCGACCCGAGATAATATCAAGATCGGTATCTGCTCCGCCTGCCACCCTTACTTCACCGGTGAGCAGAAGTTCATCGACACGGCAGGACGTATCGAGAAGTTCACACGCCGCTACGGCAATGTCCGCGCCACCCGCGCGACCAAGCCGAAGCTCGCCACCAAGGCCTAGCTTCCTACTTCCCGGCCACCAGTCGGGAGGACGATTGGCACCGGAATAGGCCGGTGCCGGGCGGCTCCCGATATCCTTGATCGGGAAAAAACGCCATGAATCTGGATTTTAAACCGCTGATCGCCAAGAGGCGTCAGCGCTTCGAGGAGCTTGAGAAGGAGATCACCGATCCCTCCCTCTTCGACGATGCCAAGAAAGCCCGCGAGGTGCTCAAGGAGCATGCCCGGGTGAAGGAACTCATCTCCACCTGGGACGAGATGGAGAGCTGCCGCGCCCAGCTTATTGAGAATCAGGAGCTGGCCTCCGGGACCGACGTCGAGATGGCGGAGCTGGCCAAGGCCGAGATCGAGGAGATCAATGCCAGGATTCCCAAGCTCGAGCAGATGGTCCTCGTGTCACTCCTGCCGCCCCAACCCGACGACGACCGAGACGCCATCGTCGAAATCCGTGCCGGAGCCGGTGGTTCCGAGGCCGCTATCTTCGCCGGGGATCTTTACCGGATGTACACTCGCTATGCTGAGGCCGCAGGACTCCGCTACGAACTGATCGAGGCCAGTCCAAACGATGCCGGCGGCTTCAAGGAAGTGATCTTCCAGATCTTCGGCAATGATGTCTTCCGCAGGCTCCGTTACGAGAGCGGCGTGCACAGAGTCCAGCGTGTCCCCGCGACCGAGGCCCAGGGCCGCATTCATACCTCCACGGCTACAGTCGCTGTCCTTCCCGAGGCAGAGGAGGTTGATTTCGAGCTTCGCCCTCAGGATCTCCGCATCGAGGTCTGCCGCTCGGGCGGTCCCGGAGGTCAGGGGGTCAATACAACCGACTCGGCCGTCCAGGTCATGCACATCCCCACGGGCAAGATCGTCCGCTGCCAGGATGGCCGGAGCCAGCAGAAGAACAAGGAGAAGGCCCTCACCATCCTGCGTTCGAGACTGCTTGAGGAGAAGCGCGAGGAGGAGGCTCAGAAATACGCCGCCCACCGTAAGAGCCAGATCGGCTCCGGGGGACGCGAGGAGAAGATCCGTACCTACAACTTCCCGCAAAACCGACTCACTGAGCACCGCATCGGAGTGACCCTCTACAATCTCGACCGCTTTATGGAGGGAGAGATCGCCGACCTGATCGCCGCCATCGGGGCCGCCGACACCCAGCAGCGTCTGGAAGCATCGGCAGCATCGGACTCCCAGTAGCATGGCGACCGCCATGATGTCCCTGCTGGAAGTGCTCAAGGGAGCCTCCGAGTTCCTAGGCAAGCAGGGTGTGGAATCACCCCGACTGAACGCCGAGCATCTGCTAGCCCATGTCCTAGGCCTCAAGCGCATGGATCTCTACCTGCAGTTCGATAGGCCTCTGGGTGAGACCGAGCGAGCTCCCCTGCGGGATCTTATCCGCAGGCGCGGCACCGGCATCCCTCTCCAGCATCTCCTCGGCACCGTCGAGTTCTGCGGACGTACGTTCAAGAGCGACGCCAGAGCCCTGATCCCCCGCCCCGAGACCGAGCAGTTGGTCGAGCGCGCCCTGACCTACACCAATCTAGGCTCCAAGAATTCTTCTATTCTGGATGTCGCCACGGGCAGCGGCGTGATTCCCCTCACACTGGCCCTGGAGCGTCCCGACGCTATGATCAGCGCTACTGACATTTCCCCCGATGCGCTGACACTTGCCCGAGAGAATGCAGTACTGCTCGGAGTCGATCGCATTATCTTTCACGAAGCGGATCTCATTCCTGAGACATTGAGTCAAAACTCCTTCGATTTGATCACAGCCAACCTCCCCTACATTCCCTCCGCAGAGATCTCCACACTCAGCCGAGAGGTGCAACACGACCCTCTGCTGGCGCTCGACGGTGGTGCTGATGGACTTGATCTGGTTCGCAGACTGGCACCCCTGGCCTACAAGTGCCTTACCCCCGGAGGACACCTCCTGCTGGAGATCGGAATCGATCAGTCGGACGAGGTCACGACGTGCCTCGCAGGGCATAATTATCGCGACATTACCGCCCTCCCCGATTACCAAGGAATCTTGCGTTTCATCGAAGCGATGAAGGGCAATTGATCAGGAAAAAAGAAACGCATTATGGATAAGATTCTCGTTCACGGAGGCAGAAGACTGGAGGGTGAAGTCCGCATCGGAGGTTCCAAGAACTCTGCCCTGCCGATCCTGGCCGCCACCCTGCTGACCAAGGAAAAGTGCGTCATCGATAGGGTTCCCGACCTGAGCGACATCCACTACATGCTCACCATTCTCAGCAGCCTGGGTGCCGAGGTGGAGCGTGCCAGCGGCGTGGTCCAGATCCGCGCCGAGAAGATCATCACGGAGGCCCCCTACGAGATCGTCCGGAAGATGCGCGCCTCCGTCTGCGTGCTCGGCCCCCTGCTCGGCCGTGAGAAGTCGGCCAAAGTCTCCCTACCCGGCGGCTGCGTTATCGGTGATCGTCCGATCGACCTTCATCTGAAAGGGTTCGAGGCGCTC from Verrucomicrobiota bacterium includes:
- a CDS encoding Lrp/AsnC family transcriptional regulator, with product MLPVEHNDPVNAAILTISEDKIAGFHEDPFALVAERSGQPLETVLTRIRAMLEAGTIRRVRQTLIANNLAEGALIAWRVPEEKLEAAFEFLFKLDPFSGHVVVRSTDARIEGGAFRLWTTLKVPAGFSLMEHCELLAQKIGADAYRIMQAKGIFTLGVGHVRRKNSPPGERSEAPATMMSPAVVHLTDLEWRVLLELKREFTPEEIISFPWLKRAEAAGVTPEEFYEVARSFLDRKLLGRFSTFLEHVKPSATGVRVTRFNALFHWAVPPGREAEAGAEIGRHDIMTHCYWREGGPEFNNVNIMGVAHGTDKERVLEHKAAMDRHLQEAGIPLLYTNVFWGGRSEIKPSEISPLIYREWLESMSEV
- the rpmE gene encoding 50S ribosomal protein L31; translated protein: MKAGLHPNYNPTTIICACGTAYQTRSTRDNIKIGICSACHPYFTGEQKFIDTAGRIEKFTRRYGNVRATRATKPKLATKA
- the prfA gene encoding peptide chain release factor 1 gives rise to the protein MDFKPLIAKRRQRFEELEKEITDPSLFDDAKKAREVLKEHARVKELISTWDEMESCRAQLIENQELASGTDVEMAELAKAEIEEINARIPKLEQMVLVSLLPPQPDDDRDAIVEIRAGAGGSEAAIFAGDLYRMYTRYAEAAGLRYELIEASPNDAGGFKEVIFQIFGNDVFRRLRYESGVHRVQRVPATEAQGRIHTSTATVAVLPEAEEVDFELRPQDLRIEVCRSGGPGGQGVNTTDSAVQVMHIPTGKIVRCQDGRSQQKNKEKALTILRSRLLEEKREEEAQKYAAHRKSQIGSGGREEKIRTYNFPQNRLTEHRIGVTLYNLDRFMEGEIADLIAAIGAADTQQRLEASAASDSQ
- the prmC gene encoding peptide chain release factor N(5)-glutamine methyltransferase codes for the protein MMSLLEVLKGASEFLGKQGVESPRLNAEHLLAHVLGLKRMDLYLQFDRPLGETERAPLRDLIRRRGTGIPLQHLLGTVEFCGRTFKSDARALIPRPETEQLVERALTYTNLGSKNSSILDVATGSGVIPLTLALERPDAMISATDISPDALTLARENAVLLGVDRIIFHEADLIPETLSQNSFDLITANLPYIPSAEISTLSREVQHDPLLALDGGADGLDLVRRLAPLAYKCLTPGGHLLLEIGIDQSDEVTTCLAGHNYRDITALPDYQGILRFIEAMKGN